Genomic segment of Gloeocapsa sp. PCC 7428:
ACAAACTTAAAACTTAAGTATAGGCATCATTTCATATAAGTCAGCGAAACAACACCAGGTCGTATTTTAGGAGCACTCGAGTCAATGGACTACTTAGAAAAAGTACTGGAAAAGTTAAAGGAATGGGCGCGACGGCTAATAGAAACTTTGTTAGGTCCAGAAGCTGAACCAGAACCCGAACCAATTCCTATTCCAGTTGACGATCGCCGCCGCTATTAGTAGTCCATCGTGAGTCGTCGCCATTGCACAGTATTCTTGTACTACACGGACCAAACCTCAATCTTTTAGGGCAACGCGAACCGGAGGTCTATGGCTCTACTACGCTAGAAGATATTAATGACCTCTTGAAGAAAGAAGCAAAAAGCCTAGGTGTAGTTGTGGCAGCGCTGCAATCAAATCATGAAGGCAGTTTGATCGATGCAATTCACGCGGCTAGAGAAAAACACCAAGGAATACTAATTAACGCTGGTGCGTATACACACACGAGTGTGGCAATACGGGATGCGATCGCTGCTGTTAAGTTACCAACGGTAGAAGTTCATCTTAGTAACATCTACCAACGCGAAGCTTTTCGCCACCATTCTTACATTGCACCAGTTGTATTAGGGCAAATTAGTGGTTTTGGTGCTGAGAGTTATCGCTTGGGGTTGCAAGCATTAGTTCATTACCTGAGTGGCTGATGAATGCGTTACTCACTCGGTAGTCGATTTCGCGGTACTCTGCTAGGCGCAGCGATTGGAGGAATGCTAACACAAGCAACTTCTAGTAAAGACGCACAAATAAAAGCAGCAGATTTTACGTGGGAACGTCTAGCAACTGAAGTTGCGCAAAGCTTGATTCGACAGGGAAATTTATCTTACCCCGCAAACCAAAGTAAAACAAGTCACTCGGTCAAAGTTATTATCGCAACGTTGCCGATCGCGCTTTTTTATCACGAAAACGAAACTCGATTGCAAGCTCATTTGCAGCAATTTGTTGCATGGCAAAACGACCCAGAAATAATCGCGGGAGTTCTAGCGGTTGGTTATGCGATCGCATCGTCTTTAAGAGAAATGCCACCAGCCAACTTGATGGGGCGAGTAATTCAGTTCATCGCAGCACCTCAATTACAACTGACTCAACAGCTTGTACAGGTACAAAGTTTATTAAAACATCAAGCAAGCTTAGCAAAGGCGATCGCGGTTTTGGGAGAAGCTCAACCAACTAGCGCGATCGCTTTAGCACTTTACTGTTATTTAAGTACTCCAGAAGACTTTTCACTGTCACTCAGGCGTGCTGCGCATCTTAGTCAGCGATCGCCCGCTATCAGTTCGATTGTCGGTGCTTTATCAGGAGTATACAACGGTACCACTAGTATTCCGCTCCCTTGGCGGCTAGCATTAGCGCGCGATCGTCAATTTCTTGCATTATGGGGTATGCAAAGCGAAGCCGAATTGTTACGGCTATGTGATACGTTGGTCGCAGCGTGGTCAGGAGCTTACAATACAACTATTGATGACTCTCTACCAACGGCGATCGCGGCTCCGCAAGTTATTCGTCCGCGTTAACCCTTGACACCACTAGCTGTTTCAGTTGGCACGATGTAGCGCTGTAATAGTAAGAATACCAGAATCACAGGCGCAATTGAGATGACAGAACCTGCGGCAATTAATCGCCAATCGAGTGAAAACGTCCCTGCTAGCGTTGCTACCCCTAAAGGTAAAGTATAAAATTCTGGTCGATCAATGACAATCAAAGGCCACAAAAAGTCACTCCAAGAACCAATAAACACAAAAATAGCTAACGTTACTAATGCTGGACGAATTGCGGGTAGCATCACAAACCACCATAACCCTAATTCCGAACAGCCATCAATTCTTGCCGCCTCTTCCATTTCTTTGGGAACGCCTTGAAAAGCTTGTCGCAAAAGAAAAATACCAAACGCCGAAGCCAGCGCCGGAAAAATGATTCCTAAATAGCTGTTGCGCATCCCCAACTGAACGGTCAGAATATACAAGGGAATCATCACAATCTGAAAAGGAATCATAATTGTCGCGACAATTGCTGTGAAAATCCAGTCTCTCCCACGAAAGTCTAGTCTTGCTAGCGGATACGCGGCTAATGCACAGAAAAGTAAATTGAGCGTTACCGTCAGAATCGCAACGAGAGTACTGTTAAATAAATATCGTCCAAAAGGATTTGTCTGCCAAACTTGCACAAAATTCTCTACCGTCGGCTGACTCGGTAGCAACTGTGGTGGAAATTGAAATATATTTTCGCTCGACGATTTGAAGGCAGTGCTAATGAGCCAGAGTAGGGGAAACAACATAACAATCGCGATCGCCCCTAATAACCCATACAGCAACACATATCTCGCCAACGTGCGTTGATTTCGATTGAGTTGTGGTTGGGCTTTGATTTTACTCATCTGCTATTACGCAATGTCACTGATGTATGGAAATAAAAATACCACTATTTAGCCAAGGAAAGAGAAGTAGGTTCTGCATAATGTAGTTAGGAGCGCCGCACTCCTAAGTTGTTTGTCATGTCTGTTTATTGCTTTATTAAAATTTTGCTATTTCCTAAAATTCTGTTTATGTGCTGCTTAAATAAACATCAGTGTTACGGGTGCAGAGTGGCATAGTAAATAAAAAAATCTTAATTTTTGTGTTTTTTAATGTTGTCGATTACTTCTAGTCTACTGACTTAAATATTTTGAATAAAGTAATTTTTAGCTAATAAAAACTATTGACTTTGTAATAGTAATGTCATATTATAGTAATTGTATTTTTCTGACTAAATACTTGCTTAAAAGTATGTAGTTGGAGCGCAGGGGACAATAGTCCTCTGCGCTGGGCAAAGCCAAATCAAAGAAATTTCATCGCATCATTTTTAAGCCCGTTTCTGTGCAAACACCATGTAGAGGTTTATCCCAAGCTTCAGTAGGTAATTGATGTAAATAAGCAAAGTCAAACGTAATTCCAATCGTGGGCTTTGACATCCATTCAGGACAACTGAGCAAGCGATCGTAGAAACCACCACCGTAACCTAAGCGATACCCTTGAGGATCGCAAGCGATCGCCGGAATGAGAATTAAATCGACTTCGTTAACATGAATGAGTGGCGCACGCGAGACAGGTTCGGGAATGTTATAAAGTCCCGTTTGAATATCATCTCCTGGGTTCCAAGAATGCCAAATCAGCGATTTGTTGACACAGCGCGGCAAGCCCCAAGTTTTATTAATGCTAAATAACGCGTTAAGTTCTGGCTCCCGACGAAAACTGAAATAGCTAAGAACAGTTTTTGCCCGAATAAATAAGGAGGATGATTGGAGGTGAAAACAAATGCGATCGCTTTTTTCTTGCCACTCTTGCAGTGTCATAGATTGCCGCTTTTGAAGTAGCAAACGGCGTAACTCTGTTTTATTTGCAGCTTGACTAATCACTCTTATAAGTAAAAGTTGAGTTTGACAGATTGAGTTGACTTCAAAAAAGCTGAAACTACATTTAACAACAAAATCTGCATAGTCTCAGCAATGGCAACTATTGTATCTCGACTCTATACAATTGTTGCTTTGAATAAACGCGTGTAATATGAATATTCAGTCTCCAATTTTAATTTTCTA
This window contains:
- the aroQ gene encoding type II 3-dehydroquinate dehydratase is translated as MHSILVLHGPNLNLLGQREPEVYGSTTLEDINDLLKKEAKSLGVVVAALQSNHEGSLIDAIHAAREKHQGILINAGAYTHTSVAIRDAIAAVKLPTVEVHLSNIYQREAFRHHSYIAPVVLGQISGFGAESYRLGLQALVHYLSG
- a CDS encoding ADP-ribosylglycohydrolase family protein, translating into MRYSLGSRFRGTLLGAAIGGMLTQATSSKDAQIKAADFTWERLATEVAQSLIRQGNLSYPANQSKTSHSVKVIIATLPIALFYHENETRLQAHLQQFVAWQNDPEIIAGVLAVGYAIASSLREMPPANLMGRVIQFIAAPQLQLTQQLVQVQSLLKHQASLAKAIAVLGEAQPTSAIALALYCYLSTPEDFSLSLRRAAHLSQRSPAISSIVGALSGVYNGTTSIPLPWRLALARDRQFLALWGMQSEAELLRLCDTLVAAWSGAYNTTIDDSLPTAIAAPQVIRPR
- a CDS encoding 5-formyltetrahydrofolate cyclo-ligase codes for the protein MISQAANKTELRRLLLQKRQSMTLQEWQEKSDRICFHLQSSSLFIRAKTVLSYFSFRREPELNALFSINKTWGLPRCVNKSLIWHSWNPGDDIQTGLYNIPEPVSRAPLIHVNEVDLILIPAIACDPQGYRLGYGGGFYDRLLSCPEWMSKPTIGITFDFAYLHQLPTEAWDKPLHGVCTETGLKMMR
- a CDS encoding carbohydrate ABC transporter permease, with translation MLFPLLWLISTAFKSSSENIFQFPPQLLPSQPTVENFVQVWQTNPFGRYLFNSTLVAILTVTLNLLFCALAAYPLARLDFRGRDWIFTAIVATIMIPFQIVMIPLYILTVQLGMRNSYLGIIFPALASAFGIFLLRQAFQGVPKEMEEAARIDGCSELGLWWFVMLPAIRPALVTLAIFVFIGSWSDFLWPLIVIDRPEFYTLPLGVATLAGTFSLDWRLIAAGSVISIAPVILVFLLLQRYIVPTETASGVKG